Proteins co-encoded in one Salvia splendens isolate huo1 chromosome 4, SspV2, whole genome shotgun sequence genomic window:
- the LOC121798488 gene encoding putative ABC transporter C family member 15 isoform X1, producing MQFLLLFQVFLLRWRNLLMNSFMLMDVNLKLVDVAFCLLFLVWILWDSSGKRKEAGGDEHFVRRERSSLSAKVNVLLSCVVGVSYIIYLLHEFWESVNFPIDDIFSAIAWCCACMLAVYSVSIGKKRWPLLLILWWVVSSICSSVAVSFYCLRHFRHVVEPKFVPKANTVDFAAMPLSLLMCLNALLNNTAKKKSDAARPLLSELESDSGCESDPPFSSAGIWSLLTFRWLNPLFHKGRCEKLQTEDVPPIPQSETADEASCLLEEFFRKQKTSMPSLSNAILHSIKTPLAINAVFAGVNTIASYIGPLLITTFVNFMSSNDENLKWHHGLILALLFFFAKNVESLSQRQWYFGARRLGIRVRAGLMALIYKKSLALKYGGTRSGKIINYVNVDVERIAEFCWHFHGIWLLPFQVTLALGILYSNLGAAPALAAFFTTIFVMISNTPLAKVQEKLHTKIMEARDSRIKATSESLKSMRVLKLHSWEPTFLKKLFHLRETERGFLKRYLYTSSAVTFLFWASPTVVSVVTFGVCVLLGTPLTSATVLSALATFRILQEPIYNLPELISMVAQTKVSIDRVQSFIREEDSMRSMQSHTSSAPGVAIEIEAAEFAWQDRDAKKPTIKITKKLRIMKGSKVAVCGSVGSGKTSFLCSILGEIPRVSGPSIETYGSKAFVLQSAWIQTGIVRDNVLFGKDMDRSFYENVVEACALNHDIEMWADGDLCVVGERGLNLSGGQKQRIQMARALYSNSDIYLLDDPFSAVDAHTGAHMFKKCVMQLLHDKTVVYVTHQLEFLDSSDLVLVMKDGRIVESGKYNDLILNPDGELMKQMAAHHKSLDQVNPSKSNPPMKHRQANSIEACEVKFIDLSRSNRVSKMCLYEEAESGRVKWHVYAAFVTAAYKGALVPITMLCHVLFQLLQMASNYWIAWASDKEEIVTKQQLINMFALLSGASSLFVLGRAFLLSTIAIETSQCLFVRMMKSVFRAPLSFFDSTPSSRILNRSSTDQSIVDTDIPYRLAGLAFAIIQLLSIVALMCQVAWQIFFLFLVVFVVSIWYQAYYISTARELARMVPVQQAPILHHFSESIAGATVIRSFNQEGRFWKTNVDLIDNYSRVAFYNAGTMEWLCVRINFLFNLVFFLLLVILVSLPRSAIDPSLAGLAATYGLNLNVLQAWVIWNLCNVENKMISVERILQFTGIQSEAPLVIEDHRPEMDWPCNGEINVENLHVQYNPVLPKVLNGISCTFPGNKKIAVVGRTGSGKSTLIQALFRVVEPSQGRILIDGVDISKLGLQDLRSRLSIIPQDPTLFQGTLRMNLDPLEEHTDHEIWEVIHKCHLAKNVKQDERLLEAPVAEDGENWSVGQRQLVCLARVLLQRRRILVLDEATASVDTATDNLMQKTIREETNGCTVITVAHRIPTVVDNDLVLVLGEGKVVEYNSPSELLGDSSSAFSSLVMEFLRRSSIKDDYQ from the exons atgcaatttttgttattgtttcaGGTTTTTTTGTTGCGGTGGAGAAACTTGTTGATGAATTCCTTTATGTTAATGGATGTTAATCTGAAGTTGGTGGATGTGGCATTTTGCCTGCTGTTTTTGGTATGGATTTTGTGGGATTCATCTGGGAAAAGAAAAGAAGCTGGCGGTGATGAACATTTTGTGCGTAGAGAGAGGTCATCACTCTCTGCCAAAGTTAATGTTCTTTTGAGCTGTGTAGTAGGAGTTTCTTACATCATCTACTTGCTTCATGAGTTTTGGGAGTCAGTGAATTTTCCTATTGATGACATCTTCTCTGCTATAGCTTGGTGTTGTGCATGCATGTTGGCTGTTTATTCTGTGAGCATAGGAAAGAAGAGGTGGCCTTTACTTCTCATTCTGTGGTGGGTTGTTTCGAGCATTTGCTCTTCGGTTGCAGTCTCCTTTTACTGTCTCCGTCATTTTAGACACGTAGTTGAGCCTAAGTTTGTCCCAAAAGCCAACACGGTTGATTTTGCTGCTATGCCGTTGTCATTGCTGATGTGTTTGAATGCTCTACTTAACAATACTGCCAAGAAAAAGAGCGATGCAGCGAGACCTTTGCTTTCAGAGCTGGAGAGTGACTCGGGATGTGAGAGTGATCCTCCTTTTTCCAGTGCTGGGATTTGGAGTCTCCTCACATTCAGGTGGCTTAATCCTCTCTTTCACAAGGGCCGTTGTGAGAAGCTCCAAACGGAAGATGTACCACCAATTCCTCAATCAGAAACTGCAGATGAGGCTTCTTGTTTGCTCGAGGAGTTTTTCAGGAAGCAGAAGACTAGCATGCCCTCCCTTTCGAATGCCATACTCCACTCGATCAAGACGCCCCTCGCCATAAATGCGGTTTTTGCAG GAGTCAATACAATTGCTTCTTATATCGGTCCACTACTAATTACAACATTCGTAAACTTTATGTCATCAAacgatgaaaatttgaaatggCATCATGGTCTGATTCTTGCACTGCTCTTCTTCTTTGCGAAGAATGTGGAGTCACTATCTCAAAGGCAGTGGTACTTTGGTGCTCGTCGGCTTGGCATCAGGGTGAGGGCAGGTCTGATGGCATTGATATATAAGAAATCTCTGGCCTTGAAGTATGGTGGTACGAGAAGTGGTAAAATCATTAATTACGTTAACGTTGATGTTGAGAGGATTGCAGAGTTCTGTTGGCACTTCCATGGAATTTGGTTGCTCCCGTTTCAGGTCACCTTAGCCCTGGGCATCTTGTACAGTAACTTAGGGGCTGCTCCCGCTCTTGCTGCTTTCTTCACCACCATATTTGTGATGATAAGCAACACGCCGCTTGCCAAAGTGCAAGAGAAACTCCATACAAAGATAATGGAAGCCAGGGATTCGCGGATAAAAGCTACTTCAGAGTCCTTGAAGAGCATGAGAGTCCTGAAGCTGCATTCATGGGAACCGACTTTTCTGAAAAAGCTATTCCATCTCAGGGAAACAGAAAGAGGTTTCTTGAAAAGGTACCTCTACACAAGCTCAGCTGTGACTTTTCTTTTCTGGGCTTCGCCAACAGTGGTTTCAGTTGTCACCTTTGGGGTGTGTGTCTTGTTGGGGACGCCATTAACATCAGCCACAGTTCTCTCAGCTTTAGCCACTTTCCGAATTCTTCAAGAACCTATCTATAATCTGCCAGAGCTTATTTCGATGGTGGCTCAGACTAAAGTCTCAATTGATCGGGTGCAAAGTTTCATTAGAGAGGAAGATTCGATGAGATCTATGCAAAGCCATACTTCAAGTGCACCGGGTGTTGCCATCGAGATTGAAGCTGCAGAATTTGCATGGCAAGATAGAGATGCAAAAAAACCAACCATCAAGATAACAAAGAAGCTTAGAATCATGAAGGGGAGCAAGGTGGCTGTTTGCGGTTCAGTGGGCTCTGGTAAGACGAGTTTTCTATGTAGTATACTCGGTGAAATACCTAGAGTATCTGGGCCAAGTATCGAAACTTATGGATCAAAGGCTTTCGTGCTTCAAAGTGCTTGGATACAAACTGGTATTGTTCGAGACAACGTACTGTTTGGTAAGGATATGGATAGatctttttatgaaaatgtgGTGGAAGCATGTGCACTGAACCATGATATTGAGATGTGGGCTGATGGTGATTTATGTGTCGTGGGCGAGAGGGGGTTGAACTTGAGTGGAGGGCAGAAACAAAGAATTCAAATGGCGAGGGCGTTGTATAGCAACTCGGATATATATCTGCTCGATGATCCTTTTAGCGCTGTCGATGCACATACTGGGGCTCATATGTTCAAG AAATGTGTAATGCAACTCCTGCACGACAAGACTGTAGTCTATGTGACTCATCAGTTGGAATTTTTAGATTCCTCCGACCTTGTATTG GTCATGAAAGATGGAAGAATTGTGGAATCAGGAAAGTACAATGATTTAATTTTGAATCCTGATGGGGAACTGATGAAGCAAATGGCAGCCCACCACAAATCTTTAGATCAAGTGAACCCTTCCAAGTCGAACCCCCCAATGAAGCACCGCCAGGCTAACAGCATAGAAGCTTGTGAAGTAAAATTCATCGACCTTAGTAGAAGCAACCGGGTTTCAAAGATGTGTCTGTACGAAGAAGCGGAGAGTGGGAGGGTAAAATGGCACGTATATGCAGCCTTTGTGACAGCTGCATATAAAGGAGCTCTTGTTCCAATCACCATGTTATGTCATGTGCTTTTCCAGTTGTTGCAAATGGCTAGCAACTACTGGATTGCGTGGGCGTCAGATAAAGAAGAAATCGTTACAAAACAACAGTTGATTAATATGTTTGCTTTGCTCTCTGGTGCAAGCTCCTTGTTTGTTTTGGGAAGAGCATTTCTCTTGTCGACTATTGCTATAGAGACCTCTCAGTGTCTTTTCGTTCGAATGATGAAATCGGTGTTTCGTGCACCGTTGTCGTTCTTCGACTCCACCCCTTCAAGCCGGATCCTGAACCGA TCTTCAACAGATCAAAGCATAGTGGACACGGATATTCCATACCGGTTAGCTGGACTGGCCTTTGCGATTATCCAGCTATTAAGCATCGTTGCGCTCATGTGCCAAGTTGCCTGGcagatcttcttcctcttcctcgtgGTCTTTGTTGTCTCCATATGGTATCAG GCATACTATATCAGCACCGCGAGAGAGCTAGCCAGAATGGTTCCAGTTCAACAAGCTCCGATTCTTCATCACTTTTCCGAATCAATAGCTGGAGCAACAGTAATTCGGAGCTTTAACCAGGAGGGCCGATTCTGGAAGACTAATGTAGATCTTATAGACAACTACTCTCGCGTTGCATTTTACAATGCTGGTACGATGGAATGGCTTTGCGTCCGGATCAACTTTCTCTTCAACCTCGTCTTTTTTCTCCTCCTCGTCATTCTAGTCAGCCTTCCGCGGTCTGCCATTGACCCAA GTTTGGCTGGACTAGCAGCTACATATGGTTTGAATCTAAACGTGCTCCAAGCATGGGTGATATGGAACCTGTGTAATGTAGAAAACAAAATGATATCCGTGGAGAGGATCCTTCAGTTCACTGGCATACAAAGTGAAGCTCCTTTGGTCATCGAAGATCACAGACCAGAGATGGATTGGCCTTGCAATGGAGAGATCAACGTTGAGAATCTCCATGTACAGTACAACCCCGTTCTTCCTAAAGTTCTCAATGGAATCAGCTGCACCTTCCCGGGTAATAAGAAAATTGCTGTTGTAGGAAGAACAGGAAGTGGCAAGTCGACTCTGATCCAAGCACTCTTCAGAGTGGTCGAACCTTCACAGGGACGTATTCTGATAGATGGAGTCGACATTTCAAAGTTGGGCCTACAAGATCTGAGATCGAGATTGAGTATAATTCCTCAAGACCCGACTTTGTTTCAGGGAACGTTGAGGATGAATCTTGATCCTCTGGAAGAGCACACGGACCATGAGATATGGGAG GTTATACACAAATGTCACCTTGCTAAAAATGTCAAGCAAGACGAAAGGCTTCTAGAAGCACCAG TTGCTGAAGATGGAGAAAACTGGAGTGTGGGACAAAGGCAGCTTGTATGCTTAGCTAGAGTGTTGCTGCAGAGGAGAAGAATACTAGTCCTGGATGAGGCCACAGCATCGGTAGATACAGCAACCGATAATTTAATGCAGAAGACGATAAGAGAGGAGACAAATGGATGCACCGTTATAACAGTGGCCCACCGGATTCCCACGGTAGTGGACAACGACCTCGTTTTGGTTCTTGGTGAAG GTAAGGTTGTGGAGTACAACTCTCCTTCGGAGTTATTAGGCGACAGCAGCTCGGCCTTCTCGAGTTTGGTGATGGAGTTTCTACGGAGATCATCTATAAAGGACGACTACCAATGA
- the LOC121798488 gene encoding ABC transporter C family member 3-like isoform X2 — protein sequence MQFLLLFQVFLLRWRNLLMNSFMLMDVNLKLVDVAFCLLFLVWILWDSSGKRKEAGGDEHFVRRERSSLSAKVNVLLSCVVGVSYIIYLLHEFWESVNFPIDDIFSAIAWCCACMLAVYSVSIGKKRWPLLLILWWVVSSICSSVAVSFYCLRHFRHVVEPKFVPKANTVDFAAMPLSLLMCLNALLNNTAKKKSDAARPLLSELESDSGCESDPPFSSAGIWSLLTFRWLNPLFHKGRCEKLQTEDVPPIPQSETADEASCLLEEFFRKQKTSMPSLSNAILHSIKTPLAINAVFAGVNTIASYIGPLLITTFVNFMSSNDENLKWHHGLILALLFFFAKNVESLSQRQWYFGARRLGIRVRAGLMALIYKKSLALKYGGTRSGKIINYVNVDVERIAEFCWHFHGIWLLPFQVTLALGILYSNLGAAPALAAFFTTIFVMISNTPLAKVQEKLHTKIMEARDSRIKATSESLKSMRVLKLHSWEPTFLKKLFHLRETERGFLKRYLYTSSAVTFLFWASPTVVSVVTFGVCVLLGTPLTSATVLSALATFRILQEPIYNLPELISMVAQTKVSIDRVQSFIREEDSMRSMQSHTSSAPGVAIEIEAAEFAWQDRDAKKPTIKITKKLRIMKGSKVAVCGSVGSGKTSFLCSILGEIPRVSGPSIETYGSKAFVLQSAWIQTGIVRDNVLFGKDMDRSFYENVVEACALNHDIEMWADGDLCVVGERGLNLSGGQKQRIQMARALYSNSDIYLLDDPFSAVDAHTGAHMFKKCVMQLLHDKTVVYVTHQLEFLDSSDLVLVMKDGRIVESGKYNDLILNPDGELMKQMAAHHKSLDQVNPSKSNPPMKHRQANSIEACEVKFIDLSRSNRVSKMCLYEEAESGRVKWHVYAAFVTAAYKGALVPITMLCHVLFQLLQMASNYWIAWASDKEEIVTKQQLINMFALLSGASSLFVLGRAFLLSTIAIETSQCLFVRMMKSVFRAPLSFFDSTPSSRILNRSSTDQSIVDTDIPYRLAGLAFAIIQLLSIVALMCQVAWQIFFLFLVVFVVSIWYQAYYISTARELARMVPVQQAPILHHFSESIAGATVIRSFNQEGRFWKTNVDLIDNYSRVAFYNAGTMEWLCVRINFLFNLVFFLLLVILVSLPRSAIDPSLAGLAATYGLNLNVLQAWVIWNLCNVENKMISVERILQFTGIQSEAPLVIEDHRPEMDWPCNGEINVENLHEEQEVASRL from the exons atgcaatttttgttattgtttcaGGTTTTTTTGTTGCGGTGGAGAAACTTGTTGATGAATTCCTTTATGTTAATGGATGTTAATCTGAAGTTGGTGGATGTGGCATTTTGCCTGCTGTTTTTGGTATGGATTTTGTGGGATTCATCTGGGAAAAGAAAAGAAGCTGGCGGTGATGAACATTTTGTGCGTAGAGAGAGGTCATCACTCTCTGCCAAAGTTAATGTTCTTTTGAGCTGTGTAGTAGGAGTTTCTTACATCATCTACTTGCTTCATGAGTTTTGGGAGTCAGTGAATTTTCCTATTGATGACATCTTCTCTGCTATAGCTTGGTGTTGTGCATGCATGTTGGCTGTTTATTCTGTGAGCATAGGAAAGAAGAGGTGGCCTTTACTTCTCATTCTGTGGTGGGTTGTTTCGAGCATTTGCTCTTCGGTTGCAGTCTCCTTTTACTGTCTCCGTCATTTTAGACACGTAGTTGAGCCTAAGTTTGTCCCAAAAGCCAACACGGTTGATTTTGCTGCTATGCCGTTGTCATTGCTGATGTGTTTGAATGCTCTACTTAACAATACTGCCAAGAAAAAGAGCGATGCAGCGAGACCTTTGCTTTCAGAGCTGGAGAGTGACTCGGGATGTGAGAGTGATCCTCCTTTTTCCAGTGCTGGGATTTGGAGTCTCCTCACATTCAGGTGGCTTAATCCTCTCTTTCACAAGGGCCGTTGTGAGAAGCTCCAAACGGAAGATGTACCACCAATTCCTCAATCAGAAACTGCAGATGAGGCTTCTTGTTTGCTCGAGGAGTTTTTCAGGAAGCAGAAGACTAGCATGCCCTCCCTTTCGAATGCCATACTCCACTCGATCAAGACGCCCCTCGCCATAAATGCGGTTTTTGCAG GAGTCAATACAATTGCTTCTTATATCGGTCCACTACTAATTACAACATTCGTAAACTTTATGTCATCAAacgatgaaaatttgaaatggCATCATGGTCTGATTCTTGCACTGCTCTTCTTCTTTGCGAAGAATGTGGAGTCACTATCTCAAAGGCAGTGGTACTTTGGTGCTCGTCGGCTTGGCATCAGGGTGAGGGCAGGTCTGATGGCATTGATATATAAGAAATCTCTGGCCTTGAAGTATGGTGGTACGAGAAGTGGTAAAATCATTAATTACGTTAACGTTGATGTTGAGAGGATTGCAGAGTTCTGTTGGCACTTCCATGGAATTTGGTTGCTCCCGTTTCAGGTCACCTTAGCCCTGGGCATCTTGTACAGTAACTTAGGGGCTGCTCCCGCTCTTGCTGCTTTCTTCACCACCATATTTGTGATGATAAGCAACACGCCGCTTGCCAAAGTGCAAGAGAAACTCCATACAAAGATAATGGAAGCCAGGGATTCGCGGATAAAAGCTACTTCAGAGTCCTTGAAGAGCATGAGAGTCCTGAAGCTGCATTCATGGGAACCGACTTTTCTGAAAAAGCTATTCCATCTCAGGGAAACAGAAAGAGGTTTCTTGAAAAGGTACCTCTACACAAGCTCAGCTGTGACTTTTCTTTTCTGGGCTTCGCCAACAGTGGTTTCAGTTGTCACCTTTGGGGTGTGTGTCTTGTTGGGGACGCCATTAACATCAGCCACAGTTCTCTCAGCTTTAGCCACTTTCCGAATTCTTCAAGAACCTATCTATAATCTGCCAGAGCTTATTTCGATGGTGGCTCAGACTAAAGTCTCAATTGATCGGGTGCAAAGTTTCATTAGAGAGGAAGATTCGATGAGATCTATGCAAAGCCATACTTCAAGTGCACCGGGTGTTGCCATCGAGATTGAAGCTGCAGAATTTGCATGGCAAGATAGAGATGCAAAAAAACCAACCATCAAGATAACAAAGAAGCTTAGAATCATGAAGGGGAGCAAGGTGGCTGTTTGCGGTTCAGTGGGCTCTGGTAAGACGAGTTTTCTATGTAGTATACTCGGTGAAATACCTAGAGTATCTGGGCCAAGTATCGAAACTTATGGATCAAAGGCTTTCGTGCTTCAAAGTGCTTGGATACAAACTGGTATTGTTCGAGACAACGTACTGTTTGGTAAGGATATGGATAGatctttttatgaaaatgtgGTGGAAGCATGTGCACTGAACCATGATATTGAGATGTGGGCTGATGGTGATTTATGTGTCGTGGGCGAGAGGGGGTTGAACTTGAGTGGAGGGCAGAAACAAAGAATTCAAATGGCGAGGGCGTTGTATAGCAACTCGGATATATATCTGCTCGATGATCCTTTTAGCGCTGTCGATGCACATACTGGGGCTCATATGTTCAAG AAATGTGTAATGCAACTCCTGCACGACAAGACTGTAGTCTATGTGACTCATCAGTTGGAATTTTTAGATTCCTCCGACCTTGTATTG GTCATGAAAGATGGAAGAATTGTGGAATCAGGAAAGTACAATGATTTAATTTTGAATCCTGATGGGGAACTGATGAAGCAAATGGCAGCCCACCACAAATCTTTAGATCAAGTGAACCCTTCCAAGTCGAACCCCCCAATGAAGCACCGCCAGGCTAACAGCATAGAAGCTTGTGAAGTAAAATTCATCGACCTTAGTAGAAGCAACCGGGTTTCAAAGATGTGTCTGTACGAAGAAGCGGAGAGTGGGAGGGTAAAATGGCACGTATATGCAGCCTTTGTGACAGCTGCATATAAAGGAGCTCTTGTTCCAATCACCATGTTATGTCATGTGCTTTTCCAGTTGTTGCAAATGGCTAGCAACTACTGGATTGCGTGGGCGTCAGATAAAGAAGAAATCGTTACAAAACAACAGTTGATTAATATGTTTGCTTTGCTCTCTGGTGCAAGCTCCTTGTTTGTTTTGGGAAGAGCATTTCTCTTGTCGACTATTGCTATAGAGACCTCTCAGTGTCTTTTCGTTCGAATGATGAAATCGGTGTTTCGTGCACCGTTGTCGTTCTTCGACTCCACCCCTTCAAGCCGGATCCTGAACCGA TCTTCAACAGATCAAAGCATAGTGGACACGGATATTCCATACCGGTTAGCTGGACTGGCCTTTGCGATTATCCAGCTATTAAGCATCGTTGCGCTCATGTGCCAAGTTGCCTGGcagatcttcttcctcttcctcgtgGTCTTTGTTGTCTCCATATGGTATCAG GCATACTATATCAGCACCGCGAGAGAGCTAGCCAGAATGGTTCCAGTTCAACAAGCTCCGATTCTTCATCACTTTTCCGAATCAATAGCTGGAGCAACAGTAATTCGGAGCTTTAACCAGGAGGGCCGATTCTGGAAGACTAATGTAGATCTTATAGACAACTACTCTCGCGTTGCATTTTACAATGCTGGTACGATGGAATGGCTTTGCGTCCGGATCAACTTTCTCTTCAACCTCGTCTTTTTTCTCCTCCTCGTCATTCTAGTCAGCCTTCCGCGGTCTGCCATTGACCCAA GTTTGGCTGGACTAGCAGCTACATATGGTTTGAATCTAAACGTGCTCCAAGCATGGGTGATATGGAACCTGTGTAATGTAGAAAACAAAATGATATCCGTGGAGAGGATCCTTCAGTTCACTGGCATACAAAGTGAAGCTCCTTTGGTCATCGAAGATCACAGACCAGAGATGGATTGGCCTTGCAATGGAGAGATCAACGTTGAGAATCTCCAT GAAGAACAGGAAGTGGCAAGTCGACTCTGA